From a single Capsicum annuum cultivar UCD-10X-F1 chromosome 12, UCD10Xv1.1, whole genome shotgun sequence genomic region:
- the LOC107851071 gene encoding cell wall / vacuolar inhibitor of fructosidase 1, producing the protein MRNLFPILMLISNLALNNDSSRSNNNNNNNLIRATCRATPNYSLCVSTLQSDPRSYEAHDDDDVTTLGLVMVDAVKLKTIEIMKKVKELEISNPEWRAPLSQCYVAYNAVLRADVTVAVDALKRGVPKFAEHGMADVVVEAQTCEFSFNYNNLVSPISNMSRDIIELSKVAKSIIRMLL; encoded by the coding sequence atgagaaatttattcCCTATATTGATGCTAATTTCCAATTTGGCACTCAACAACGATAGTAGCaggagcaacaacaacaataacaacaatcttatTCGCGCTACGTGTAGGGCGACCCCGAATTACTCCCTATGTGTCTCAACCCTACAATCCGATCCACGTAGCTACGAGGCGCATGATGACGACGATGTCACCACTTTAGGCCTCGTAATGGTGGACGCAGTGAAATTAAAGACGatagaaataatgaaaaaagtaaaagagCTAGAGATATCGAACCCCGAGTGGCGGGCCCCACTTAGCCAATGCTACGTGGCGTATAACGCCGTTTTACGAGCCGATGTAACGGTAGCCGTTGATGCATTAAAGAGAGGGGTCCCTAAATTTGCTGAGCATGGTATGGCTGATGTCGTAGTTGAGGCACAAACTTGTGAGTTTagttttaattataataatttggTTTCACCTATTTCTAATATGAGTAGGGATATAATTGAACTTTCAAAAGTGGCTAAATCTATAATTAGAATGTTATTGTGA